The genomic region TTTCGCATCCCCGCCGTGGTCTATGCGCCGCCTTTCCCGCCCCCGCCCTTTTTTTCTGTTCCTGTACAAGAGCCGCATGCGCCATCGTAAGCAACGCGGCCGTCCCCTGGACGGCTGGCTGATCATCGACAAGCCCCAGGGCCTCACCAGCACCGATGTGGTGAACCGGTTGAAGCGCTGGTTCGACGCCCAGAAATGCGGCCATGGTGGCACGCTCGACCCGCTCGCCACCGGACTCCTGCCGATCGCCTTCGGGGCCGCCACCAAGACCGTGCCCTATGTCATGGACGGCACCAAGCTGTACCGTTTCACCCTGCGCTTCGGCGAGGCGCGCGACACCGACGATGCCGACGGGCAGGTGATCGAGACCTCCGAAGCGCGGCCGACCGACGAGCAGATCCGCGCCGCCCTGCCGGCCCTGACCGGCGACATCATGCAGGTGCCCCCGGTCTTCTCGGCGGTGAAGGTCGCCGGCGAGCGCGCCTATGACCTCTCGCGCGCCGGTGCCCCGCCGGTGCTCGATCCGCGTCCGGCCCGCGTCGATCGCTTCGAGCTGATCGAGCGGGTGGATGCCGATACGGCGGTGTTCGAGGTGCAGTCGGGCAAGGGCGTCTACATGCGCAGCCTCGCCCGCGACCTGGCGCGGGCCTGCGGCACCGTGGGCCACATCGCTGCCCTGCGCCGGCTGCGTGTCGGCCCCTTCACCGAGGCGCAGGCAATTCCTCTGGACAAGCTCGCGCCCACGGAGGATACCCCGCGCGCTTCTCCGGACCTCTTGCTTCCGGTCGCGACCGCGCTGGCCGACATCCCGGCGCTGGCCCTGACCGAGGCGGAGGCCTTCGGCCTGTCGAACGGCCAGGCGATCAGCCTGGTCACGCTGATGGGACGCATTCCAGGGGCGGCCGATCCCGATGGGGGTCTGGCCCGTGCCATGGCGGGGAGCCGCGTGATCGGGCTGTGCCGGCTGGAAGATGGCTGGCTCAGGCCCGAACGGCTGCTCTGAGCCGCGCGCGTCGCAGCAACCTCATTCATTCATGGAGTAAGCCGATGTCGATCACAGCCGAGCGCCGCACGGCGCTGATTTCCGATTACGCCACCGTGCAGGGCGATACCGGCAGCCCCGAGGTCCAGGTGGCGCTGCTCACCGAGCGGATCAGCAACCTCACCGAGCATCTCAAGACGCATGCGAAGGACTTCCACAGCCGCCGCGGCCTGCTGATGCTGGTCGGGCGCCGCCGTCGCCTGCTCGACTATCTGCGCAAGAAGGACCACTCGCGGTACGAGGCGCTGATCGGCCGGCTCAACCTGCGCCGCTGACCGGCAAAATCATGGTCTTGCCGGCGCTTCCGCCTATATAAGGGGCGCCGGCGCTTCCCCCGCGCCATGGTGGCCGGGGGAGCTCCACCCCGGGGGATTGGCCCCCGGACGCCGCGGCTGCGGCGGTGCAACAGACGGCCGATCCGGCAGCCTCCGCTTCGGGAGCCGCGACGGCGTTTCCGGCCACATGGATCGTGGGCGTTCTGGCGTCCACCCGCGGCTGCAAGCCATTCCCGCAGTCCGCCTCCATGCCGCCCGAGGCGCCGTACCCCGCCGGAGTCAACGGATCGTTCCCGTGCTGCCACCCGTCCGGCCGGCACGAAAGGGAACGACGAGACGATGTTCAATTACTACCGCAAGGAGCTTGACTGGGGTGGCCGCAAGCTGGTCCTCGAGACCGGCAAGGTCGCGCGTCAGGCCGACGGCGCGGTGATGGTGAGCTACGGCGACACCATCGTTCTGTGTACGGCGGTGGGCATGCGTACGCCCAAGCCGGGCCAGGATTTCTTCCCCCTGACCGTGAACTACCAGGAGAAGGCCTTCGCCGCGGGCAAGATCCCGGGCGGCTTCTTCAAGCGCGAGGGCCGGCCCTCGGAGATGGAGACGCTGAAGTCGCGCCTGATCGACCGGCCGATCCGCCCGCTGTTCCCGGAGGGCTTCAAGAACGAGGTCCAGGTCATCGCCACCGTGCTCAGCCATGACCTGGAAAACGATCCCGACATCGTCGCCATGGTCGGCTGCTCGGCCGCGCTGACGCTGTCCGGCATTCCGTTCTTCGGCCCGGTGGGCGCCGCCCGCGTCGGCTACGTCGACGGCCAGTACGTGCTCAACCCGACCGCCGATCAGATGAAGAAGACCACGCTCGAGCTGGTGGTGGCCGGCACCACCGAGGGCGTGCTGATGGTCGAATCCGAGGCGGATGAGCTGACCGAGGAGACGATGCTCGGCGCCGTGACCTTCGGGCACGCGGCGTTCCAGCCGGTGATCCAGGCGATCATCGAGCTGGCCGAGGTGGCCGCCAAGGAGCCCTGGCCGCTGCCGGAGGAGAGCGAGGAGCAGAAGACCCTGCGCGCCCGCGTCGACAGCCTGGCCCGTGCCGGCCTGGCCGATGCCTATCGCGAGCCGCAGAAGCAGGTCCGCCACGAGAAGATCGACGCGGTCCGCAAGGCCGCCGCCGAGGCGCTGGCGGCCGAGGGGCTCGATGTCGAGAAGGCCAAGGGCCTGTTCAAGGACCTCGAGGCCGACATCGTCCGCAACGCCATCCTCGACACCGGCCTGCGCATCGACGGCCGCGACACGAAGACCGTGCGCCCGATCGTGGCCGAGGTCGGCGTGCTGCCGCGCGCGCATGGCAGCGCCCTGTTCACCCGCGGCGAGACGCAGGCCTTCGTGGTGGCGACGCTCGGCACGGCGCAGGACGAGCAGGTGATCGACGCGCTCGAGGGCGAGTACCGCGAGCACTTCATGCTTCACTACAACTTCCCGCCGTACTCCGTTGGTGAAACGGGCCGTCTCGGCAGCCCGGGCCGGCGCGAGATCGGCCATGGCAAGCTGGCCTGGCGCGCCGTGCATCCGTTGCTTCCGGAGAAGGAGAAGTTCCCGTATACCTTGCGGGTGGTTTCCGAGATCACCGAGAGCAACGGGTCTTCCTCGATGGCGACGGTGTGCGGCACTTCGCTCGCGCTGATGGATGCCGGCGTGCCGCTGAAGAGCCCGGTGGCGGGCATCGCCATGGGGCTGATCAAGGAAGATCGCGGCTACGCCGTGCTCACCGACATCCTCGGCGACGAGGACCATCTCGGCGACATGGACTTCAAGGTGGCCGGCACCGAGCGTGGCGTCACCAGCCTGCAGATGGACATCAAGATCACCTCGATCACGCCGGAGATCATGCAGGTGGCGCTCGGCCAGGCGCGTGACGGCCGGCTGCACATCCTGGGCGAGATGGCCAAGGCGTTGACCGGGGCGCGCACCGACGTCGCCGCGACCGCGCCGCGGATCACCGTGATCAACATCCCCAAGGAGAAGATCCGCGACGTGATCGGCACCGGCGGCAAGGTGATCCGCGAGATCGTCGAGCAGACCGGCGCCAAGATCGACATCGAGGACGACGGCACCATCAAGATCGCCGCCACCGACATGACCAAGACCCAGGCGGCGATCGACTGGATCCGCGGCATCGTCGCCGAGCCCGAAATCGGCGTGATCTACACCGGCAAGGTGGTCAAGACCGCCGAGTTCGGCGCTTTCGTGAACTTCCTCGGCTCCCGCGACGGGCTGGTTCACATCAGCGAGCTGGCGCAGGGCCGGGTCGCCAAGACCAGCGACGTGGTCAATGTCGGTGACAGCGTGAAAGTGAAGGTGCTGGGCTTCGACGACCGCGGCAAGGTGAAGTTGTCCATGCGCGTGGTTGACCAGGCCACCGGCGAGGACATCAGCGAGAAGGTCGGACCGAAGGGCGGCCGCAACGAGCGCGGCGGGCGCGGCGGCCAGGGGCCGGACGGAGAGGCCACGAACGGGTCGTCCGACGCCGCGGCCGAGTGACCAAAAAAGAAGGAGTCGTTTCCGCTTTCGGGACCTTGATCCCGAAGGCGGGACGGGCTTCGATGAAGGAAACGTGACAGTCGCCCCCCGGAAGGCGCGGGTCGTCAGGAGCAGGCCATGAAGGTGATCAACCCGATCCGAATGGGGGGCGTCGAGGTCCTGCCCATCGTCGAAGGCGGCAAAGGGGTGGCGATCTCGAACGGCGTCACCGCGGGCCTTTGGGCGGCCGGCGGCGGGGCCGGTACGATCAGCGCCGTCAATGCGGACAGCTATGACGCCGACGGCAATATCCTCGAGCAGATCTATCGCGGCCGCACCCGCCGCGAGCGCCACGACGAACTGGTGGCCTACGGCATCGCCGGCGGCATCGCCCAGGCGCAGCGCGCGCACGAGATCGCCGGTGGGCGCGGGCGCATCCACGCCAACGTGCTGTGGGAGATGGGCGGCGCCGAGCGGGTGATCACCGGCGTGCTGGAAGGCGCCAAGGGCCTGATCAACGGCATCACCTGTGGTGCCGGCATGCCCTATCGCCTCGCCGAGATCGCCGCGCGCTTCAACGTCCATTATTACCCGATCGTTTCCTCGGCCCGCGCCTTCGGGGCGCTGTGGAAGCGCGCCTACCATAAGGCCGCCTCCCTGCTCGGCGGCGTGGTCTACGAGGATCCCTGGCTCGCCGGCGGCCATAACGGCCTGTCCAACAGCGAGAACCCGGAAAAGCCCGAGGACCCGTTCCCCCGCGTGCTGGCGCTGCGCAAGCTGATGCGCGAGTTCGGGCTCGGCGACACCCCGATCATCATGGCTGGCGGCGTGTGGTGGCTGGAAGACTGGGAGGACTGGATCGACAACCCCGATCTGGGCCCGATCGCCTTCCAGTTCGGCACCCGTCCGTTGCTGACCCAGGAAAGCCCGATCGGCAATGCCTGGAAGCAACGTCTGCTGAAGCTGAAGGCCGGCGACGTCTTCCTCAACCGCTTCAGCCCGACCGGCTTCTATTCCTCGGCGCTCAACAACAGCTTCATCCAGGAACTGCGCGAGCGCAACGAGCGGCAGGTGGCCTATTCGGCCGAGCCGGTCGGCGAGCACGTCGCCGAGTACGGCGTCGGCCCGCGCAAGCGGCCGACCTACCTGACCCAGGTCGATCTCGAGCGCGTCCACGGCTGGGAAGCCGAGGGCTTCACCGAGGCGCTGCGCACGCCGGATTCCACGCTGATCTTCGTGACCCCGGAAAAGGCGCGCGAGATCATCGAGGACCAGGTGGCCTGCATGGGCTGCCTGAGCCAGTGCCGCTTCTCCAACTGGTCGCAGCACGAGCCTGATTTCAGCAACGGCAAGAAGGCGGATCCGCGCAGCTTCTGCATCCAGAAGACGCTGCAGGCCGTCGCCCATGACGCCGACAAGGAAGACGTGGTCGAGAACAATCTGGTGTTCAGTGGCCACAACGCCTTCCGCTTTGCCTCCGACCCGTTCTACAGCAACGGCTTCATCCCGACGGTGCGGCAGTTGGTGGAACGCATCCTGACCGGCCGGTAAGCCCGCTCCCCCTCCGGTCCGTGCGACCGGAGGGGGCCTGGCCGGCTCAGCCCGCCCGGACCGGTTCCCCGGGAAACGCCAGATGGTGCAGCAGGCTGGCCTGGGTATAGGGCTTGGCGATGATGGTGAACTCGTCCTCGGCCCCCAGGCGGTTCAGCACGTCACGCGCGTAGCCGGAGGCCAGCAGCACCCGGATGTCCGGGCGGATCGCCCGTGCCTCCCGGGCCAGATCGACGCCGCTCACGCCGTTCGGCATCACCACGTCCGAGAGCAGGACATCGATGGGCCGGTCGGAGCGCAGCACGTCCAGGGCCGCCACCCCGTCGGCGGCGGTGGTCACGCTGCAGCCGGCATCGAGCAGCATCATCCGCACCACCCCGAGCACGTCCGGATCGTCCTCGACCAGCAGCACCGACAAGGGGGGCGTGCCGTCGCGCGCGGGGGCGGCGGTGGCCGGGGCCTGGGCGGCGGTCTGGTCGTCGGCCGGGAACACCAGGCTGATCACGGTGCCTTCGTCGGCGCGGCTGCGGGCGAGCACGCCGCCACCGGATTGGCGCACGAAGCCATGCACCTGCGGCAAGCCGAGGCCGGAGCCCTCGCCGATCTGCTTGGTGGTGAAGAAGGGTTCGAAGGCACGGGCGAGCACCTCGGGGGACATGCCGGTGCCGGTGTCGGTCACTTCGACGCGGACATAGTTGCCGTCCGCCACCTCGAAGGTCATGGCCTCCGTCCCGGCCAGGGGCAGGTTCGTCAGCGCGATCTCGATCCGGCCACCGGCGGGCATGGCGTCGCGCGCATTCAGCACCAGGTTCAACAGGGCGGCCTCGAACTGGCCGGGATCGAGGATGCAGTCCCACAGCTCCGGGTCGGCGTGGATGGTCACGCCGATGCTCTCGCCGACGGCGCGCCGGACCAGTTCGTGGATCTCGCCCACCAGCCGGTCCAGGCGCACCCGCTCGGGATAGAGCATCTGCCGGCGCGAGAAGGACAGCAATTGCCCGGTCAGCCGGGCGCCCCGGCCGATGGCCCGCAGCGACCGGGTCAGCAGCCGCTCGCTGCGGGGGTCCTCGGCGCGGCGTGACCGGGCGAGCAGCAGTTCGAGGTTGCCGGAGACCACCTGCAGCAGGTTGTTGAAGTCGTGGGCGATGCCGCCGGTCAGTTGGCCCACCGCCTCCATCTTCTGCGCCTGGGCGAAACGGCGCTGCGCGTCTTCCAGGGCGGCACGGGAATCGCGCTGGGCGGTGATGTCGCGGGTGATCTCGGCGTAACCGATCAGGACCCCGTCCTCGTCGCGGATGGGATCGAGGATGACGTTGGCCCAGAAGCGTGTGCCGTCCTTGCGCACGCGCCAGCCCTCGTCTTCGTAGCGTCCCTCGGTCGCGGCGGTCTGCAGGGCACGGGCCGGTTCCCCGGCGGCGCGGTCTTCCTCGGTGTGGAAGATCGCGAAATCCCGGCCCACCACCTCGTCGGCGGTATAGCCCTGGATGCGTTCGGCGCCGGTGTTCCAGTTGGCGACCCGTCCTTGCGGATCGAGCATGAAGATGGCGTAGTCGGTGACGCCCTGCACCAGCAGGCGGAACCAGGTTTCGCTTTCGCGCAGGGCGGCATTGCCTTCCTGCACCTGTCGCTCGAGCGTGCGCTCGTGCCGGGCGCGCGCCTCGCGGGCGGCGACGATGTCGGAGATGTCGAGGCAGATGCCGTACCAGCGGTCCACCTGTCCGTCGGCCCGGTGCACCGGGCAGCCGCGGACCAGGTACCATGTCCAGGTCCCGTCCGCGCCGCGCATCCGCATCTCCACCTCGTAGGGGATCACCAGCCGGACGCTTTCGTTCCAGCGCCGGCGGACCATTGCCAGGTCATCCGGATGCACCGTGCGGGTCCATCCCTCGCCCAGCAGCGCCGTTGCCGGAAGCCCGGTGAAGTCCTGGAAATGCCGGTTGGTGTAGATGTGGCCGCCGGCGGCATCGGTGACGAACACCAGGCCGGGGATGGCTTCGATCACCTCCTGCAGCCGGGCCTCGTGCCGGCGCTGCTCGGTCACGTCGCGGGAGGTCGCAACCAGGCGCTCCACCGCGCCCTCGGCCGTGCGCACCGGCGAGAGCACGACGTCCCAGCAGATGCTTGTTCCCGTGGCGGTGGTCCGTGCGTGCGAGAAACGGGCGGTGCCGCCGGCCTGCGTCATGCGCAGCGCCGCTTCCACCGACGGCCGGGCCTCATCCGGCCAGAGCGATGCCCAGTCCCGTCCCTGCAGCGCCGCGACGTCGTCCTGGCCCTGCGCCTGCAGGCCTGGCCCGTTGACGGCGAGCACCCGCCCGGCCGCGTCGAGCAGTTCGATGCAGTCGGTCGAACTTTCCAGCACGCTGCGCACCTGGGCCTCGCTCGCGGCCAGCAGCAGGGCCGATCGTCGCGCCGCCTGCCCGGCCAGCCGCAGTTCGCGTTCCCGCGCTTCGCTGGCGGCGGCCATGGCATCCAGCGTACGGCCGAGGCTGACGAATTCGCTCGCGCCGGCGGCAAGGCCGGTGCGGGCGGCGAGATCGCCCTCCTGCCAGCGAGACGCGGCCGCCAGCAGCCGGCCGATCGGGCGGTGGATCACGACCCTGGCCATCAGGGCGGCGCTGAGCAGCGCCAGCATGGCGCCGAGGGCGATGAACAGGCTGCCGCGCTGGTTGGCGGCCTGGATGGCGGTGAACATGCCGGCGCGGTCGAGGCTGACCGAAACCCCGAGGTCGGGCCCGCCGAAGCCGATCGGGGCAAAGCCGAAGATGCGCGATCCGCCTTCCAGGCTCGCCATCGTCACCACCCCTGGCCCGGCGCGCGCCATTTCACGAATGACGTCGGGGGAGGCGAGGGTGCCGACGAAGCGGGGGGCGTCGGGGCGGCGTGCCAGGATGGTGCCGTCCCGGTCGGTGATCGTCGCCGTGGCGCCCGGCGGCAGCGGCAGGGCGTCCACATGCGCCTGCATCCAGGCAAGGTCGAGCGTGCCGACGACCGCACCGGTGACCTGGCCCGTGTCGTCGCGGACAGGGGTGGCGAAGGCCAGGCGTGGCCGGCCGGAGCCGCGCCCGGTGATGTAGCCGCCCACGACGAAGTGGCCCTCGTCGATGGCCTGGCGGACATAGGGCCGGTCGGACAGGGTGATGGCGCGATCCTCGGAGTTGCCGGCGCAAATCGCGCGGCCATCGCGCCCGACGGTCAGGAACGAGCCGTAGCGTGGCGCCGAGCGCAGGGTGCGCGCGAGGAAGACGGCGCAGCGGTCCACCTCGCCGCGCCAGATCGCCGGCGCCTCGGCCAGCGTCACCAGCACCTGGCGCGCGCCTTCGATGATCTGCCGTTGCTCGGAGGCGACGAAGCGGACGAAGCGCAACGCTTCCTCCGCGACACGCTCTTCGCGGTCGCGGCGCGCCCCGGACTCGGTCAGCACCTGGAAGACCAGGACAGGCAGCAAGGCCGCCGCAATCACCAGGAGCAGGCGGGTGTTCAGGCTTGTTCTCAGTGTGCGCTTCCTCATTGCGCCCGGGGAGCATTGTGCAGGCCGTGCCGGCAGGCATCTGCGCGCGATCGGCACTTCCTGGATGCGGCATCGGCATCCGTCAGCCAGATCACGATAGGACAAGAGAGTGGTGACGTCAAAATTCTGTTTAAAAACGCCGACAAAAAGGCAGATCTTGGGAATATCTTGATAATATTTACCTGCGGGCAAGGCGCAGGAATGCGAAAAAGTATTGTCAAACCTTTACGGGAACTTTCCGGGTTCAAAAAATGCCCCGGCGGGCGATGCAACGTGATCGCCGCAGCCCGTTCCATCGGCGGGAAGGGTGAAAAAAGCGACCGCCCACGTGGGGCGGTCGGATGGTCCTGGCCTGATGCCATGGTCGCCCTGCCCGGCAGGACAGGGCGACCGTTCCCTCAGCAGCAGCGCAGCCCGCCGCCGGTGCCGTAGCGCCGGGACTGCCGGTCGCGGAAGAATTCCTCCCGCGTCATGACCGGCAGGTCGGGATGCCGCGCCTGGCGATGCGCGACATAGGTGTCGTAGTCCGGCAGCCCGACCATCAGGTTGGCCGTTTCCTTCAGGCGGCGGCCGAACAGGCGGGCACTAGACCCCAGATCGCACAGGGCGCAGGGCAGGCTCATATCCGACCTCCTTGGCGGTCACCACCGGCGCGGCCAGCGCGCGGCGGATGCCCAGCACCCCGTAGACCAGCATGGAGACGACCACGACCATGAACATGGCGCACATGGCCGCGTCCACATAGTCGTTGGTCACCACCCGCTGCATGTCGGCCAGCGACTTGGCCGGCGCCAGCACGCGGCCCTCGGCCAGCGCGTCGCCGAAGCGGCGGGCATGGGCGAGGAAGCCGATCGACGGGCTTTCGTGGAACAGCTTCTGCCAGCCCGCCGTCATGGTGCAGATAGTCAGCCATATCGTGGGCACGATGGTCACCAGGGCGAAGATGTCCCGCTTCATGCGGAACAGCACCACGGTGCACAGCGTCAGCGCGATCGCCGCCAGCATCTGGTTGGAGATGCCGAACAGCGGCCACAGCGTGTTGATGCCGCCGAGCGGATCGACCACGCCCTGGTACAGGAAGTAGCCCCAGGCCGAGACCGCGAGCCCCGTCGCCACCAGATTGGCCAGCCAGGATTCGGTCTGGCGCATCGCCGGGATGGCGGTGCCGAGCAGGTCCTGGATCATGAAGCGGGCGACGCGGGTGCCGGCATCCACCGTGGTCAGGATGAACAGCGCCTCGAACAGGATGGCGAAGTGATACCAGAACGCCATCATCGTCTGGCCGCCGATCACCCCGGAGAGGATGTGCGCCATGCCGACCGCGAGCGTCGGTGCGCCGCCGGCCCGCGAGAGGATGGTGGTTTCGCCGACATCCTTTGCAAGCTGGGTGAGCTGGTCGGGGGTGATGACGAAGCCCCAGCCGGAAATGGTCTGCGCCGCCTGGGCGGCGGTGGTGCCGATCAGGCCGGCCGGGCTGTTCATCGCGAAGTAGGCGCCGGGCTCGATCACGCAGGCGGCGATCAGCGCCATGATGGCGACGAAGCTTTCCATCAGCATGCCGCCATAGCCGATGAAGCGGATCTGTTCCTCGTTCTCGATGAGCTTCGGCGTGGTGCCGGAAGAGATCAGCGAATGGAAGCCGGAGACGGCGCCGCAGGCGATGGTGATGAACAGGAACGGGAACAGCGAGCCGGAGAACACCGGGCCGGAGCCGTCGATGAAGCGGCTGACCCCCGGCATGCGCAGTTCCGGCATCACCACGACGATGCCGACCGCCAGCGCCAGGATGGTGCCGATCTTGAGGAAGGTCGAGAGATAGTCGCGCGGTGCCAGCAGCAGCCAAACCGGCAGCACCGAAGCGACGAAGCCGTAGCCGATCAGGATCAGCGCCAGGGCCTCGCCGCGATAGGTGAACAGGGCGGCGAGCTCGGGGGTTTCGGCCACGGTCTGGCCGAAGATGATCGCGGCCATCAGCAGCACGAAGCCGATGACGGACATCTCGGCGATGCGGCCCGGGCGGATGAAGCGGCTGTAGATCCCCATCAGGATGGCGATGGGAATGGTGGCGAACACCGTGAAGGTGCCCCACGGGCTGCCCGCGAGCGCCTTGACCACGATCAGCGCCAGCACGGCGAGCAGGATGATCATGATCATCAGCACGCCGAACATGGCGATCACGCCGGGGACGGTGCCCATCTCCGAACGGATCATGTCGCCAAGCGAACGACCGTCGCGGCGGGTGGAGACGAACAGGACGATGCAGTCCTGCACCGCGCCCGCGAACACCACGCCCGCCAGGATCCACAGCGTGCCGGGCAGGTAGCCCATCTGCGCGGCCAGCACCGGCCCGACCAGCGGGCCCGCGCCGGCAATCGCCGCGAAGTGGTGGCCGAACACCACCCATTTGTTGGTCGGCACGAAGTCGAGTCCGTCATTGTGGCGGACCGCCGGTGTCGGACGCGATGCATCCAGCCGCAAAACGCGGCGGGCAATAAACAGACTATAGTAGCGATAGGCGGTCAGGTAGGTGCAGACCGCAGCCGTGACCAGCCAGACGGCGTTGATGGTTTCTCCCCTGTTCAGCGCAATAGTGCCCAGCGCAATGGCGCCGAGCAGCGCGATCAGGGGCCAGACGAGCCAGTTGACGGCGCCACCGGTGGCGCCCCGGCTTCCCGACATTTTATTTCTCCCCGGCAGTCGGTGTCGCAAAGGATGATTGACACTCGGCGCTTTCAACGCAGCAAGTCAACATGGGACGCGCTTTTCGCTGCCCTGCTGCGCGTGCGCGCCGGGATCGCGGGGCGAGGCCAGAGAGGGGGGATATTTTTGTGCGACGCACAAAAATACTGTGTGGCCGGGCTGTTCTTGTCGCCGTGACCGGGGTGGATGGCAGGGGCGGGATTTGCGCAACCGATTATTTCGCTTTGGATCCTTTCGTCGTGCAAGGGGGATTCCGCCTCGGCGGGGCGCATGCGAGTTGACGCGGCCCCCCGCGCGGCGAGACTTTGGGGCTTCCCATCTGCAGGAGGCAGGATCATGCGCCAGGCGCGTTTCCGCGCTGACCCGATGGCCGTGGGGGCATAGGGAAACGACCGTGCCGCCCCCGCCCGACAATGCCCGCCAGCTCAGTGCCGCCAGCTACCGTCTTGCGGTCGAGGACAGCGAGTTCCTGCTGCGCGACGAAGTGCGCGCCGTCCGCTTCGCCCTGGAATACGCCAAAGTCGACCTGGCTCTGCGTGACTGGGGCATCCGCACCACCATCATCGTGTTCGGCAGCGCACGCACCCCATCCCCTGAACGGGTGGAGGCGGCGGAAGCCGCGGCGCAGGATGACGCCTCGCGCGCCGCCGTAGCGGCGCTGCGGGCGAAGGCGGCGATGTATGAACAGGCGCGCCTGTTCGGCCGCATCGCCTCCCAGCGCGGCGGGGCCTTCGCGCCGCGCAATCGCTGGCGCGACAACGTGATCGCGACCGGTGGCGGCCCAGGGATCATGGAGGCGGTCAACCGTGGGGCCTGGGAGGTCGGCGCCCCGAGCATCGGCTTCAACATCACCCTGGCGCACGAGCAGGCGCCCAATCCGTACACCACGCCGGAGCTGACCTTCCGCTTTCATTATTTCGCCATGCGCAAGATGCACCTGGCGATGCGGGCGCGGGCGCTGGTGGTGTTTCCGGGTGGCTTCGGCACGCTCGACGAATTGTTCGAGATCCTCACCCTGAACCAGACCGGCAAGAACACCTCGCCCTTGCCGATCGTGCTGTTCAACGAAGCCTATTGGCGCCGCATCATCGCCTTCGACACCCTGCTGGAGGAAGGCATGATCCGCGCCGAGGACCTCGCGCTGTTCGACTTCGCCGACACCGCCGAGGACGCCTGGGCGGCGCTGGTGCGGCGCGGCCTGTCCGCGCACGCGCCGCAGAAGGGGTAAGGGACATGCTGACGGCACTGGTGGTGTTGCTGGGATGCCAGTTGGCGGGCGAGGTGATCGCGCGGGCGGGGGGCATTCCGGTGCCCGGGCCGGTGATCGGCTTCGTGCTGCTGTTGCTGGGGCTGGCCGTGCGGGCCTGGTGGCAGCCGGAGCACAAGGCGGTGGAAGGCACGCCGCTCGCCGCGGTGGCCGCGGTGCTGCTGGGCAATTTCTCGCTGATGTTCGTGCCGGCGGGGGTGGGGGTGATCCAGCAGGGCCCGGTGCTGCTGCAATATGGGCCGGTGCTGTTCGTGGCGGTGATCGTCTCGACCTTCGTGACGCTGGTGGTGACCGGCGTGGTGTTCATGGCGGTGTCGCGCTGGCTGCGCAAAGGGGCGTGATGAGCGATCTGGGCTTCCTGTGGGTCTACCTGGCGACCAGCCCGCTGCTGTGGCTGACGGCGACGCTGCTGTCCTATGTGCTGGCCGACCGGGTGGCGGCGTCGCTGGGGCGGCATCCGCTGGCCAATCCGCTGCTGATCGCGATCGTGCTGATGGTGGGCGTGCTGCTGGCGACCAAAACGCCGTTCGCAACCTATTTCGAAGGCGCGCAGTTCGTGCATTTCCTGCTGGGGCCGGCGACCGTGGCGCTGGCGGTGCCGCTGTGGCACAACCGCTGGCAGGTGGTGCGGGCACTGCTGCCGCTGCTGGCGGCCTTGCTGGTCGGTTCCCTGACGGCCATCGTTTCAGCGGTCGGCATTGCCTGGGCC from Rhodovastum atsumiense harbors:
- the pnp gene encoding polyribonucleotide nucleotidyltransferase — protein: MFNYYRKELDWGGRKLVLETGKVARQADGAVMVSYGDTIVLCTAVGMRTPKPGQDFFPLTVNYQEKAFAAGKIPGGFFKREGRPSEMETLKSRLIDRPIRPLFPEGFKNEVQVIATVLSHDLENDPDIVAMVGCSAALTLSGIPFFGPVGAARVGYVDGQYVLNPTADQMKKTTLELVVAGTTEGVLMVESEADELTEETMLGAVTFGHAAFQPVIQAIIELAEVAAKEPWPLPEESEEQKTLRARVDSLARAGLADAYREPQKQVRHEKIDAVRKAAAEALAAEGLDVEKAKGLFKDLEADIVRNAILDTGLRIDGRDTKTVRPIVAEVGVLPRAHGSALFTRGETQAFVVATLGTAQDEQVIDALEGEYREHFMLHYNFPPYSVGETGRLGSPGRREIGHGKLAWRAVHPLLPEKEKFPYTLRVVSEITESNGSSSMATVCGTSLALMDAGVPLKSPVAGIAMGLIKEDRGYAVLTDILGDEDHLGDMDFKVAGTERGVTSLQMDIKITSITPEIMQVALGQARDGRLHILGEMAKALTGARTDVAATAPRITVINIPKEKIRDVIGTGGKVIREIVEQTGAKIDIEDDGTIKIAATDMTKTQAAIDWIRGIVAEPEIGVIYTGKVVKTAEFGAFVNFLGSRDGLVHISELAQGRVAKTSDVVNVGDSVKVKVLGFDDRGKVKLSMRVVDQATGEDISEKVGPKGGRNERGGRGGQGPDGEATNGSSDAAAE
- the rpsO gene encoding 30S ribosomal protein S15, which produces MSITAERRTALISDYATVQGDTGSPEVQVALLTERISNLTEHLKTHAKDFHSRRGLLMLVGRRRRLLDYLRKKDHSRYEALIGRLNLRR
- the truB gene encoding tRNA pseudouridine(55) synthase TruB produces the protein MRHRKQRGRPLDGWLIIDKPQGLTSTDVVNRLKRWFDAQKCGHGGTLDPLATGLLPIAFGAATKTVPYVMDGTKLYRFTLRFGEARDTDDADGQVIETSEARPTDEQIRAALPALTGDIMQVPPVFSAVKVAGERAYDLSRAGAPPVLDPRPARVDRFELIERVDADTAVFEVQSGKGVYMRSLARDLARACGTVGHIAALRRLRVGPFTEAQAIPLDKLAPTEDTPRASPDLLLPVATALADIPALALTEAEAFGLSNGQAISLVTLMGRIPGAADPDGGLARAMAGSRVIGLCRLEDGWLRPERLL
- a CDS encoding NAD(P)H-dependent flavin oxidoreductase is translated as MKVINPIRMGGVEVLPIVEGGKGVAISNGVTAGLWAAGGGAGTISAVNADSYDADGNILEQIYRGRTRRERHDELVAYGIAGGIAQAQRAHEIAGGRGRIHANVLWEMGGAERVITGVLEGAKGLINGITCGAGMPYRLAEIAARFNVHYYPIVSSARAFGALWKRAYHKAASLLGGVVYEDPWLAGGHNGLSNSENPEKPEDPFPRVLALRKLMREFGLGDTPIIMAGGVWWLEDWEDWIDNPDLGPIAFQFGTRPLLTQESPIGNAWKQRLLKLKAGDVFLNRFSPTGFYSSALNNSFIQELRERNERQVAYSAEPVGEHVAEYGVGPRKRPTYLTQVDLERVHGWEAEGFTEALRTPDSTLIFVTPEKAREIIEDQVACMGCLSQCRFSNWSQHEPDFSNGKKADPRSFCIQKTLQAVAHDADKEDVVENNLVFSGHNAFRFASDPFYSNGFIPTVRQLVERILTGR